A genomic window from Haliaeetus albicilla chromosome 10, bHalAlb1.1, whole genome shotgun sequence includes:
- the ELMO3 gene encoding engulfment and cell motility protein 3 isoform X5, producing the protein MRATQEDFDKVLQVVREQITRTLSLKPTSLELFKTRVNALNYSEILKLRQTERLHQEETLAVPVLELRERLKPELLELIRQQRLLHLCEGTLFRKISSRRRQDKLWYCRLSPNHKVLHYGDVEEGVDSPPIESLPEKIPVADMKMLLMGKECPHTKEKSSGKQNKDVLELAFSIVYDVEEYCLNFIAPTRYEFCLWTDGLNVLLGKEMTSERMQTDLDVLLSMELKLRLLDLENISIPDTPPPVPKPPSNLNFCYDFSHAEQ; encoded by the exons ATGCGCGCTACCCAGGAGGACTTTGACAAG GTGCTGCAGGTGGTGCGGGAGCAGATCACCAGGACCCTGTCCCTCAAGCCCACCTCCCTGGAGCTATTCAAGACTAGAGTGAATGCGTTGAACTACAGCGAGATCCTGAAGCTGCGGCAGACGGAGCGGCTGCACCAGGAGGAGACgctggctgtgcctgtgct GGAGTTGCGTGAGAGGCTGAAGCCAGAGCTCCTGGAGCTGATCCGACAGCAGCGCCTGCTGCACCTCTGCGAGGGCACCCTCTTCCGCAAGATCAGCAGCCGCCGCAGGCAGG ACAAGCTCTGGTACTGCCGCCTGTCACCCAACCACAAGGTGCTGCACTATGGGGACGTGGAGGAGGGGGTGGACTCTCCCCCCATCGAAAGCCTGCCAGAGAAAA TTCCTGTGGCAGACATGAAGATGCTGCTCATGGGGAAGGAGTGTCCGCACACAAAGGAGAAGAGCTCCGGGAAGCAGAACAAG GATGTCCTGGAGCTGGCCTTCTCCATCGTGTATGATGTGGAGGAATACTGCCTCAACTTCATTGCCCCCACCCGATACGAG TTCTGCCTCTGGACGGATGGGCTGAACGTGCTCCTGGGCAAGGAGATGACGAGCGAGCGAATGCAGACTGACCTTGATGTCCTACTGTCCATGGAGCTCAAGCTGCGGCTCCTGGATCTGGAGAACATCAGCATTCCCGACACACCCCCTCCTGTCCCAAAGCCCCCCAGCAACTTAAACTTCTGCTACGACTTCAGCCACGCAGAGCAGTGA
- the TMEM208 gene encoding transmembrane protein 208 isoform X1, whose translation MAPKGKAGTKGKKQIFEENRETLRFYLRIILGASALYAVVNLVIFYPAASAWTWVSARPAAAAGRAPLAFVFSSVVYGTSYRSMNSMAKPSFAEDGSLADGGIDLNMEQGMAEHLKDVILLTAIVQVLSCFSLYVWYFWLLAPGRALYLLWVNILGPWFTADSSPASQEPNEKKQRRQERRQMKRF comes from the exons ATGGCG CCCAAGGGAAAGGCGGGTACCAAGGGCAAGAAGCAAATCTTCGAGGAGAATCGGGAGACGCTGCGCTTCTACCTCCGCATCATCCTGGGGGCCTCC GCCCTCTACGCCGTGGTGAACCTGGTGATCTTCTACCCCGCCGCCTCCGCCTGGACGTGGGTGAGCGCCCGGCCGGCTGCCGCTGCGGGCAGGGCCCCG CTAGCATTCGTCTTCAGCTCGGTGGTCTACGGCACCAGCTACCGCTCCATGAACTCCATGGCAAAGCCGTCTTTTGCGGAAGATGGCAGCCTTGCCGACGGCGGAATTGACCTGAATATGGAGCAGGGGATGGCAGA gCACCTCAAGGATGTGATCCTGCTGACAGCTATAGTCCAAGTGCTGAGCTGCTTCTCGCTCTATGTGTGGTACTTCTGGCTCTTG GCTCCGGGGCGCGCTCTCTACCTCCTGTGGGTGAACATCCTGGGGCCCTGGTTTACAGCTGACTCTTCGCCTGCCAGTCAGGAACCAAACGAGAAGAAGCAACGCCGACAAGAACGCCGCCAGATGAAGCGCTTCTAG
- the ELMO3 gene encoding engulfment and cell motility protein 3 isoform X4, protein MAHYLYVLQSVSLNLCERRMRTSMDPYSQEQRELLQSLRQTAFESETEAPGSNFSTERRRSLCAKEFRKLGFMNNSNPAEDLRRAPPGLLALDNMVYFSRHTPNAYSRFVLENSSREDKHECPFARSSIQLTLILCEILHVGEPCSETAQAFYPMFFGQDHFFEELFCICIQLVNKTWKEMRATQEDFDKVLQVVREQITRTLSLKPTSLELFKTRVNALNYSEILKLRQTERLHQEETLAVPVLELRERLKPELLELIRQQRLLHLCEGTLFRKISSRRRQDKLWYCRLSPNHKVLHYGDVEEGVDSPPIESLPEKIPVADMKMLLMGKECPHTKEKSSGKQNKDVLELAFSIVYDVEEYCLNFIAPTRYEFCLWTDGLNVLLGKEMTSERMQTDLDVLLSMELKLRLLDLENISIPDTPPPVPKPPSNLNFCYDFSHAEQ, encoded by the exons ATGGCCCATTATCTGTACGTGCTGCAGTCTGTCAGCCTCAACCTGTGTGAGCGTCGCATGAGAACCTCCATGGATCCCTACTCACAG GAACAGCGGGAGCTCCTCCAGTCGCTGCGCCAAACTGCCTTTGAGTCAGAGACCGAGGCACCTGGCAGCAACTTCAGCACCGAGCGCCGACGATCCCTGTGCGCCAAGGAGTTCCGCAAGCTGGGCTTCATG AACAACAGCAACCCAGCGGAGGACCTCCGCCGTGCCCCGCCAGGACTGCTCGCCCTCGACAACATGGTGTATTTCTCCAGGCACACCCCCAACGCCTATAGCAGG TTTGTCCTCGAGAACAGCAGCCGGGAAGACAAACATGAATGCCCTTTCGCTCGAAGCAGCATCCAGCTCACCCTGATCCTCTGCGAGATCCTGCACGTTGGAGAGCCGT GCTCGGAGACGGCTCAGGCCTTTTACCCTATGTTCTTCGGGCAGGATCATTTCTTTGAAGAGCTCTTCTGCATCTGCATCCAGCTGGTGAACAAGACCTGGAAGGAGATGCGCGCTACCCAGGAGGACTTTGACAAG GTGCTGCAGGTGGTGCGGGAGCAGATCACCAGGACCCTGTCCCTCAAGCCCACCTCCCTGGAGCTATTCAAGACTAGAGTGAATGCGTTGAACTACAGCGAGATCCTGAAGCTGCGGCAGACGGAGCGGCTGCACCAGGAGGAGACgctggctgtgcctgtgct GGAGTTGCGTGAGAGGCTGAAGCCAGAGCTCCTGGAGCTGATCCGACAGCAGCGCCTGCTGCACCTCTGCGAGGGCACCCTCTTCCGCAAGATCAGCAGCCGCCGCAGGCAGG ACAAGCTCTGGTACTGCCGCCTGTCACCCAACCACAAGGTGCTGCACTATGGGGACGTGGAGGAGGGGGTGGACTCTCCCCCCATCGAAAGCCTGCCAGAGAAAA TTCCTGTGGCAGACATGAAGATGCTGCTCATGGGGAAGGAGTGTCCGCACACAAAGGAGAAGAGCTCCGGGAAGCAGAACAAG GATGTCCTGGAGCTGGCCTTCTCCATCGTGTATGATGTGGAGGAATACTGCCTCAACTTCATTGCCCCCACCCGATACGAG TTCTGCCTCTGGACGGATGGGCTGAACGTGCTCCTGGGCAAGGAGATGACGAGCGAGCGAATGCAGACTGACCTTGATGTCCTACTGTCCATGGAGCTCAAGCTGCGGCTCCTGGATCTGGAGAACATCAGCATTCCCGACACACCCCCTCCTGTCCCAAAGCCCCCCAGCAACTTAAACTTCTGCTACGACTTCAGCCACGCAGAGCAGTGA
- the TMEM208 gene encoding transmembrane protein 208 isoform X2 has product MAPKGKAGTKGKKQIFEENRETLRFYLRIILGASALYAVVNLVIFYPAASAWTWLAFVFSSVVYGTSYRSMNSMAKPSFAEDGSLADGGIDLNMEQGMAEHLKDVILLTAIVQVLSCFSLYVWYFWLLAPGRALYLLWVNILGPWFTADSSPASQEPNEKKQRRQERRQMKRF; this is encoded by the exons ATGGCG CCCAAGGGAAAGGCGGGTACCAAGGGCAAGAAGCAAATCTTCGAGGAGAATCGGGAGACGCTGCGCTTCTACCTCCGCATCATCCTGGGGGCCTCC GCCCTCTACGCCGTGGTGAACCTGGTGATCTTCTACCCCGCCGCCTCCGCCTGGACGTGG CTAGCATTCGTCTTCAGCTCGGTGGTCTACGGCACCAGCTACCGCTCCATGAACTCCATGGCAAAGCCGTCTTTTGCGGAAGATGGCAGCCTTGCCGACGGCGGAATTGACCTGAATATGGAGCAGGGGATGGCAGA gCACCTCAAGGATGTGATCCTGCTGACAGCTATAGTCCAAGTGCTGAGCTGCTTCTCGCTCTATGTGTGGTACTTCTGGCTCTTG GCTCCGGGGCGCGCTCTCTACCTCCTGTGGGTGAACATCCTGGGGCCCTGGTTTACAGCTGACTCTTCGCCTGCCAGTCAGGAACCAAACGAGAAGAAGCAACGCCGACAAGAACGCCGCCAGATGAAGCGCTTCTAG
- the ELMO3 gene encoding engulfment and cell motility protein 3 isoform X3, with protein MNAVDASVQQLSLSILENMVPTSRLLFELVKKEVTLDRLLTHLQVTNAQLQLKAMALLIALLLAATDAERRDMMDYLREKNIRQFIHKNIIHSSEPLGDEMAHYLYVLQSVSLNLCERRMRTSMDPYSQEQRELLQSLRQTAFESETEAPGSNFSTERRRSLCAKEFRKLGFMNNSNPAEDLRRAPPGLLALDNMVYFSRHTPNAYSRFVLENSSREDKHECPFARSSIQLTLILCEILHVGEPCSETAQAFYPMFFGQDHFFEELFCICIQLVNKTWKEMRATQEDFDKVLQVVREQITRTLSLKPTSLELFKTRVNALNYSEILKLRQTERLHQEETLAVPVLELRERLKPELLELIRQQRLLHLCEGTLFRKISSRRRQDKLWYCRLSPNHKVLHYGDVEEGVDSPPIESLPEKIPVADMKMLLMGKECPHTKEKSSGKQNKDVLELAFSIVYDVEEYCLNFIAPTRYEFCLWTDGLNVLLGKEMTSERMQTDLDVLLSMELKLRLLDLENISIPDTPPPVPKPPSNLNFCYDFSHAEQ; from the exons ATGAACGCAGTGGATGCATCTGTGCAGCAGCTCTCCTTGTCTATCTTGGAGAACATGGTGCCTACCAGTCGCCTCCTCTTTGAGCTAGTTAAAAAAGAAGTGACGCTGGATCGTCTTCTCACCCACTTGCAGGT gaCAAAtgcccagctgcagctgaaggcGATGGCCCTGCTCAttgcgctgctgctggctgcgACTGATGCTGAGCGGCGG GACATGATGGACTACCTGAGGGAGAAGAACATCAGGCAGTTTATCCACAAG AACATCATCCACAGCTCCGAGCCGCTGGGGGATGAGATGGCCCATTATCTGTACGTGCTGCAGTCTGTCAGCCTCAACCTGTGTGAGCGTCGCATGAGAACCTCCATGGATCCCTACTCACAG GAACAGCGGGAGCTCCTCCAGTCGCTGCGCCAAACTGCCTTTGAGTCAGAGACCGAGGCACCTGGCAGCAACTTCAGCACCGAGCGCCGACGATCCCTGTGCGCCAAGGAGTTCCGCAAGCTGGGCTTCATG AACAACAGCAACCCAGCGGAGGACCTCCGCCGTGCCCCGCCAGGACTGCTCGCCCTCGACAACATGGTGTATTTCTCCAGGCACACCCCCAACGCCTATAGCAGG TTTGTCCTCGAGAACAGCAGCCGGGAAGACAAACATGAATGCCCTTTCGCTCGAAGCAGCATCCAGCTCACCCTGATCCTCTGCGAGATCCTGCACGTTGGAGAGCCGT GCTCGGAGACGGCTCAGGCCTTTTACCCTATGTTCTTCGGGCAGGATCATTTCTTTGAAGAGCTCTTCTGCATCTGCATCCAGCTGGTGAACAAGACCTGGAAGGAGATGCGCGCTACCCAGGAGGACTTTGACAAG GTGCTGCAGGTGGTGCGGGAGCAGATCACCAGGACCCTGTCCCTCAAGCCCACCTCCCTGGAGCTATTCAAGACTAGAGTGAATGCGTTGAACTACAGCGAGATCCTGAAGCTGCGGCAGACGGAGCGGCTGCACCAGGAGGAGACgctggctgtgcctgtgct GGAGTTGCGTGAGAGGCTGAAGCCAGAGCTCCTGGAGCTGATCCGACAGCAGCGCCTGCTGCACCTCTGCGAGGGCACCCTCTTCCGCAAGATCAGCAGCCGCCGCAGGCAGG ACAAGCTCTGGTACTGCCGCCTGTCACCCAACCACAAGGTGCTGCACTATGGGGACGTGGAGGAGGGGGTGGACTCTCCCCCCATCGAAAGCCTGCCAGAGAAAA TTCCTGTGGCAGACATGAAGATGCTGCTCATGGGGAAGGAGTGTCCGCACACAAAGGAGAAGAGCTCCGGGAAGCAGAACAAG GATGTCCTGGAGCTGGCCTTCTCCATCGTGTATGATGTGGAGGAATACTGCCTCAACTTCATTGCCCCCACCCGATACGAG TTCTGCCTCTGGACGGATGGGCTGAACGTGCTCCTGGGCAAGGAGATGACGAGCGAGCGAATGCAGACTGACCTTGATGTCCTACTGTCCATGGAGCTCAAGCTGCGGCTCCTGGATCTGGAGAACATCAGCATTCCCGACACACCCCCTCCTGTCCCAAAGCCCCCCAGCAACTTAAACTTCTGCTACGACTTCAGCCACGCAGAGCAGTGA